The following are encoded together in the Tamandua tetradactyla isolate mTamTet1 chromosome 14, mTamTet1.pri, whole genome shotgun sequence genome:
- the KNSTRN gene encoding small kinetochore-associated protein — protein MAAPEAIAQDKVFRTTWLPAEGDPLPRPPSHRKFPFETEAADATSGVAVAPHHLLKETRADAGREQTAFRVQPFRLVRMTSIVKTVCTLQAPSVLGGGLPSDIQTQAVSKSLLPVKSKDVDISKLLPSGSSENDGTKIIKQRRENGQTKAADAAIRKNIKKSYKPWSKQKSEEELKDKNQLLEAVNKQLHLKLTETQGELKDLTQKVELLEKFQDNCLAILESKGINPVLGSETLASQQEYTTDHKDSMLLLETLQDELKLFNETAKKQMEELQALKVKLKMKDEERIRFLEQQTIYNSQVNDFTTVLEEMEQLLEM, from the exons ATGGCTGCTCCTGAAGCCATCGCCCAGGATAAAGTCTTCCGTACAACATGGCTGCCTGCAGAAGGTGACCCACTCCCCCGCCCACCCAGTCACCGGAAGTTTCCATTTGAAACCGAGGCGGCAGACGCGACAAGCGGTGTGGCGGTTGCTCCGCATCATCTTTTAAAGGAGACCCGCGCGGACGCCGGGCGGGAGCAGACGGCGTTTAG AGTCCAGCCGTTTCGCCTTGTAAGAATGACCAGCATAGTGAAGACAGTATGCACTCTTCaggccccctctgtgctggggggCGGCCTACCTTCAG ACATTCAAACTCAAGCCGTTTCTAAGAGTCTGTTACCTGTTAAGTCCaaagatgtagacatttccaAACTTCTTCCTTCAGGAAGTTCAGAGAACGATGGTACAAAAATCATCAAACAGAGACGAGAGAATGG gCAGACGAAAGCTGCAGACGCTGCCATCaggaagaacattaaaaaaag CTATAAACCATGGAGTAAGCAGAAATCAGAGGAAGAACTCAAGGATAAAAACCAGCTCTTAGAGGCCGTCAATAAGCAGTTGCACCTAAAGTTGACTGAAACTCAG GGAGAGCTGAAGGATCTGACCCAGAAGGTAGAACTGCTGGAGAAGTTTCAGGACAACTGTTTGGCAATTTTGGAGAGTAAGGGCATCAACCCAG TTTTAGGCAGCGAAACACTGGCATCGCAGCAGGAATACACTACAGATCACAAGGATTCTATG TTGCTGTTGGAAACTTTACAAGATGAGCTGAAGCTTTTTAATGAAACAGCCAAAAAGCAGATGGAGGAGTTACAG GCCTTAAAAGTAAAGTTGAAGATGAAAGATGAAGAAAGGATACGGTTCCTCGAACAGCAAACTATATATAACAGTCAAGTAAATGATTTTACAACAGTCCTTGAGGAAATGGAACAGCTCTtagaaatgtga